In one Plasmodium reichenowi strain SY57 chromosome 7, whole genome shotgun sequence genomic region, the following are encoded:
- a CDS encoding E3 ubiquitin-protein ligase, putative, translating to MKKYLLFENSQYSYIINSIKNGDESEMLAALNDFYEQLNLSAEGGLSNSTLEEYMNVLIHVIKSPHISYNSVYGRNENNNNNNNNNKKKNVKNYTNDKKGNSSEKINDVVGSGINSFFKIIQEHMGVYASDFDEGEESESDFSGTKEDKKKKKKKKKKKNKEKNKSSNNIKEKKNLLELLNVKEEDDINEGVENCEEDVKDEDKENNSDNNKNDDKKKRDNKKKKVDKKNENKNENESSKEDEEKGLDKVPKKKKSKEKNVSKENMKKIENNIKTEIIINSEEESEEDYSYSDNMSDNNSSSSTSECTIESENEKFFLSNINCVDVKYITIIYTATCCIYTILDIYPNSIKYIINNKEAVYILNKKLNDIEYIDVAEVILKIFEKLVEKDPMLILKKKSIKYMLMHIDFYNVNIQKKIFFCIIQMINNITKYKHITKYITPYCNIFINFFHYHYIHILNIICTLWRSFLDKMITLRLEEEKLAMEDMLGISRNKKDNERTSYLSKLIEKKKDKKKSKKKNGNINANVNILDDGVRLEKRKTKGNNTNNNNIKVTAIYDNDIIEISDEDESVNLMDKNIRKKGSASSSKGKRKKSTCNDKIRGVDINDVVVTNESLQDNNNNKSNSNNNEDVEDNHNNNNNNNNHNNNNNNNGDKSKGRDKNKLKNNYNNKLLLNMIHLNSDDNIYYKLSSEIESIYNINIRDNIIKLLIECQIEDNLYAFMETFYIISILVHYSNNVLEDFCKSEFLIKFNEFFGNKKFRSNNFLIIYILFTLYSFLPMCTYNGKLIYEYDNKRDIKDEVFYENIGEFINDEIITKKKKKIDNIDNIDNNENVENNKNDKDFINTSCHYNNKFGMLVYKFPIDVKKYKLTFYRNNLGHLFSLIKIVIPNIYYIYEETLYYDIKYMCILICLSVFISLYKISLTCYEGVEFLNCLKYIFSYNKEMYSFLRSVILNHLSETSILSGITICKIVEYFTLLILRNPDSSILHVNNVENEVSTILKCINKNEDMNGGLLFNISNLMRDYNNRYLYVLLNIIHKILLKKKEEILEWEDKKESSCICFNKNIYNIIFMYFYDIFNNKMYIKKNDDKGCNNSTKDLLFFNRDREMMNVFLEYSELFFNYEKEKKITRQGENICSYFKNENIKEELGFDEIMVIKNFIHSEEKCYNNMILCYYYLIYLFSNLTEKKEDSCIYFYQYNIGKRLYFFLYQSLLYSNNMKEYNMNVSKYYTEDMIIKEKNKMDVLELLKSIDRNIRLYIFLYALLFVNNKRKEDMVHGLFLNSIKMLYKIFSENMLGEKNIEDINSNDIMHIKSLVVKIFDSYHYYLIINNLSFKSCYELIKIIKECLNIYDHFPIYFFKDNFSNKNNTKRVCAHKFYDYINVNDPKGKGEYEVEGDDEGEDEGEVEGEDKGKGEDKGKEDDEDYDDNNKDDGNGKKKKKEREKKKKNELFYEWKKEYDEFPSLKQDFSYNIYSRNRKSSELSKNSKAKKKKEDKNVSCATSPNMDSINNNEIIKNTNENKNSCNYNIKEDDESGSSNKSINNKAKGNDDSMNKIDTTNNNKKINKTKDDEHKEKHKHKDSYVDQETLEKMEILKRIEKDYEENNKKKNAQNEVNLISDHEKKGHDEGDINNSEKVVIVEHTGDKDVEIIKEILPNKKKNIKENKDREGDDQEDINKINVEDEEKKKKNMTTNNTCNKINKDKKKMSAIRYYDNNRGEYNMYNYFNNNRYINYIPKDFFYENLFNESINNLTLDKSNKNKSMYNNYNCHFPIHLRRNGLYVDNVSIFGMLNKGINISLSEQDQIKDILLDEYKHNVLNKNEDNKQNNFNDYFEDVFMLPRHKNKKCITDDGSLISKDRKSFMTTNMSVSEKGACTANNNKNNDNNNKNNDKNNDNNNKNNDNNNKNNNNNYNNNNNNNNMNVKIPKYFFKNIIDKEKRKIHGSFNIFETFNKVENLVRKNMNKCIGKSLYPNKYYSRDDDDLIILSVNGIDVHNNSCLSEYLMKLNEDMYYMNNNSLCVNDENIFCNIENFYIYNDVVENIPPQFFGLKNNIKYLWNNNYNINNNNNINNMNNMNNMNNINNMNNMNNMNNMNNMNSVGALLCGGNSYNTRGSHDITYRIIKKRKNNDRISRPLYDVERTLNMNENNNIYSLNKNNNSVNYKGCESSSRNNSLFMNLKKKKESNDLLYTDDSKKYYVMKPRADEQESLVQREQQESVSNYVDWVTYKKIKTSINTPLCCKMVNEKYNYYNISYDLFKHLYDNKMDCVNKNNMNNEHVVLGNCMNESFENNSLIKHEVNNTREDPASTFNMSKGEIASFDKNMNNSDLNSKNNNNNNNNKMNNFDYISEGKNMVILRDGTNLSTLGKSYFLRNHLINKYKENELHFLFSQRQYVEDDCMYLSHYLSMEMMKATELIFMDEHYINKDIMLSTHIHNINFLVQKEGEGNMYSEENKNFMKHFNALELLRRKEKILFDKFRNNNYYDLFKMNKECVNLDMENIYKNYDENNEEDFYLLYNYMPIYNEMIKSNVMMYEEGEVILKSIDNTKRFLGDDLNYHNNKELYNRDNNIYLKNELNLNNIENYNNISCDKNNEEKNIFLDNMFNFLIYKFLYLLCKHFKMCDVGTFMNFYNNNGEEYFKYNEYIIEARENSLLFEETKTEIYKFKYLFEKSVNNHSNNYDNSSSEYLNEFNFIENEKNIDIHDIKKKDFLLNSINNKVIYYLNNPLFIFSEKLPSWIYKIFYLFNFVIDIDIRLLFFELIYFGNYRGLYNYKQKIKELVEKFNEKVNFDNSILSEEHLLSVCANYTYNCDKKKLFNFLSDNNILSLPRTKIKLHRNKIIESSLRIFNHLHYIHSNYITPSFLDIEFFNEEGIGLGPSLEFYNEVIEELKKEKLKLFKIEDNYLFPISYKINLNNFDFNLLKKPKSSEIVGSNNKSLHNNMYPSSSYHQPTSLNKRINILNDGTSNHTNSYSSVNNLINHFLFSMNSNIFQRESHSKSNGKSKVDNNNKVKGEVKNRKSTKKCKSEKKNGDDYLGDDQEGKEDVPDDDKYKYDDNYDHEEDDYEDDYEDDYEDDYEDDYEDDYEDDYEDDYENDYEEDYEDDYEDDYEDAYDEQKGPIDYDKDYDKEYDDEDEDKKDSDMLNSEFFGNRLRNRKNKKNLKYVTENVNKNNKNKKSKKNKKNESCVVDSKQKCITSTDKRKNKKNKKNDEKMDNAEEHGKKEDILAKGSSRRSSSKKKGSLKINNKEDDEKSALDENQEDSKLQTLDKESDKTKENLEEEKIHAEKNKKKRTRSYNNTDQKEKKQVENIPDDKVYEEAHGGLSNDDKEGIQKGKIKKSTIKKNINSDKGEDSEKNVSKLNETKEKEVVIISSNKKLIENVSVNSTDMLNKKKNGNSCQVVKEEYMEKSEKQCCKLLDKTFEDEKKKKIINDNNNNNNEHENFDECTTTIENKNNKSIITKEENGLEEKSKSSNKDEMQQCVTEQNENNILDEDKNINVPIKKYKLFTKDFEEHFMKEDKNIDMNKNEKEEQIKKNVNNNSPINLSESVTQNIINSLLKEIENNKMPVQEINDKIQNANNKKLDNQNVNNETTQNIRSNVISNKTKKTSSDKIKKKTVHIDQDTLENRLFKYFKLLGQLCAKILTDNRNINVNLHPLFWYLVMSNSSYINLSKFHHYHA from the exons atgaagaaatacTTGCTTTTTGAGAATTCCCAGTATTcctatattattaacagtataaaaaatggaGATGAATCTGAAATg CTAGCTGCGCTGAACGATTTTTATGAACAATTGAATTTGTCAGCTGAGGGAGGTTTGAGCAATTCGACTTTAGAAGAATATATGAACGTGCTTATTCACGTTATAAAAAGTCCTCACATAAGTTATAATAGTGTTTATGGAAGAAATGAgaacaacaacaacaataataataataataaaaagaagaatGTGAAAAATTACACAAATGACAAGAAAGGAAATTCTTCTGAAAAGATAAATGATGTTGTAGGTAGTGGAATAAATAGctttttcaaaataatcCAAGAGCATATGGGAGTTTATGCCTCTGATTTTGATGAAGGTGAAGAGAGTGAGTCGGATTTTAGTGGTACTAAAGAAgataagaagaaaaagaagaagaaaaaaaaaaaaaagaacaaggaaaaaaataaaagtagtaataatattaaggaaaagaagaatttacttgaattattaaatgtgAAGGAGGAAGATGACATAAATGAAGGTGTGGAAAATTGTGAAGAAGATGTAAAGGATGAAGACAAGGAAAATAATTcagataataataagaatgatgataaaaagaagagggataataagaaaaagaaggttgataaaaaaaatgaaaataaaaatgaaaatgaatCAAGTAAAgaagatgaagaaaaagGATTAGATAAGGTACctaagaaaaaaaaatcaaaagaGAAGAATGTTTCAAAAGAgaatatgaagaaaatagagaataatattaaaacagaaataataataaattcaGAGGAAGAGAGTGAAGAAGATTATTCTTATTCAGATAATATGagtgataataattcatCAAGTAGTACAAGTGAGTGTACAATAGAATCAGAGAATGAGAAATTTTTTCTGagtaatataaattgtgtagatgtaaaatatattactataATTTATACAGCTACATGttgtatatatactatTTTAGATATATATCCGAATtctataaaatatataattaataacAAAGAAGCTGTGtacatattaaataaaaaattgaatGATATTGAATATATTGATGTTGCAGAagtaatattaaaaatttttgaAAAGTTAGTAGAGAAGGATCCAATGcttatattaaaaaagaagagtattaaatatatgttaatgCATATAGATTTttataatgtaaatatacaaaagaaaatatttttttgtattattcaaatgattaataatataactaaatataaacatattacaaaatatataactcCATATTGtaatatctttattaatttttttcattatcattatattcatatattaaatattatatgtactTTATGGAGATCGTTTCTTGATAAAATGATTACCTTGAGATTAGAAGAGGAAAAATTAGCCATGGAGGATATGCTTGGAATAAGTAGGaataaaaaggataatGAACGTACATCATATTTGAGTAAattaatagaaaaaaaaaaggataagaaaaaatcaaaaaagaaaaatggaaatataaatgCGAATGTGAATATTTTGGATGATGGAGTACGACtagaaaaaagaaagacAAAAGGTAATAATAcgaacaataataatataaaggTGACAGCTATCTATGATAATGACATAATCGAAATATCCGATGAGGATGAGTCTGTAAATTTGAtggataaaaatataagaaagAAGGGAAGTGCGAGTAGTTCAAAGGGTAAAAGAAAGAAGAGTACATGCAATGATAAGATAAGAGGAGTAGATATAAATGATGTGGTTGTAACAAATGAATCATTGcaagataataataataataaaagtaatagtaataataatgaagatgTGGAAGATAAtcacaataataataataataataataatcacaataataataataataataatggtGATAAAAGTAAGGGTAgagataaaaataaattgaaaaataactataataataagttattattaaatatgattcatttaaatagtgatgataatatatattataaattaagTTCCGAAATAGAAagtatttataatataaatattcgagataatattataaaattattaattgAATGTCAAATAGAAGATAATTTATATGCCTTTATGGAAAcgttttatataatatctatATTAGTTCATTATAGTAATAATGTATTAGAAGATTTTTGTAAATCGGAATTTTTAATTAAGTTTAATGAATTTTTtggaaataaaaaatttcgaagtaataattttcttatcatatatattttatttacattatattcttttctACCTATGTGTACATATAATGgaaaattaatatatgaatatgataataagaGGGATATCAAGGATGAAGTATTTTATGAGAATATAGGTGAATTTATAAATGATGAGATAataaccaaaaaaaaaaaaaaaatagataatatagataatatagataataatgaaaatgttgaaaataataagaatgaTAAAGATTTTATCAACACAAGTTgtcattataataacaaatttGGTATGTTAGTATACAAATTTCCAATAGATGtgaagaaatataaattaacGTTTTATAGAAACAATTTGGGCCATTTATTTAGCCTTATAAAAATAGTGATaccaaatatatattacatatacGAAGAgacattatattatgatataaaatatatgtgtattttGATATGTTTATCagtttttatatcattatataaaatatcgTTAACATGTTATGAGGGTGTTGAATTTTTGAATtgtttaaaatatattttttcatataacAAAGAAATGTATTCTTTCTTGAGGAGTGTAATATTAAATCATTTATCTGAGACATCTATATTAAGTGGTATTACAATATGTAAAATAGTAGAATATTTTactttattaatattaagaAATCCTGATTCTTCCATATTACATGTTAATAATGTAGAAAATGAAGTATCGActatattaaaatgtattaataaGAATGAAGATATGAATGGTGGtcttttatttaatattagCAATTTGATGAGagattataataatagatatttgtatgtattattaaatataatacataaaatattattaaaaaaaaaagaagaaatattaGAATGGGAggataaaaaagaaagtaGCTGTATATGTttcaataaaaatatatataatataatatttatgtatttttatgatattttcaataataaaatgtatataaaaaaaaatgatgataagGGATGTAATAATTCAACAAAggatttattattttttaacaGAGATAGAGAAATGATGAATGTGTTTTTAGAATATAgtgaattattttttaattacgaaaaggagaaaaaaataactaGACAAGGTGAGAATATATGTAGTTATTTTAagaatgaaaatataaaggaGGAATTAGGTTTTGATGAAATTATGGTAATAAAGAATTTTATACATTCAGAAgaaaaatgttataataatatgatattatgttattattacttgatatatttattttctaatttgaccgaaaaaaaagaagattcatgtatatatttttatcaatataatataggAAAACgattatatttctttttataccaatcattattatatagtaataacatgaaggaatataatatgaatgtaTCTAAATACTATACCGAAGATATGATAATTAAAGAGAAGAATAAAATGGATGTTTTggaattattaaaaagtatTGATAGAAATATTcgtttatatatatttttatatgctttattatttgttaataataaaagaaaagaagaTATGGTACATGGTTTATTTTTGAATAgtataaaaatgttatataaaatattttcagAAAATATGTTAGGAgagaaaaatatagaagatattaatagtaatgatattatgcatataaaatcattagttgtaaaaatatttgattcatatcattattatttaataattaataatttatcatttaaaaGTTGTTATGaacttataaaaataatcaaggaatgtttaaatatttatgatcactttcctatatattttttcaaagataatttttcaaataagaataatacGAAAAGGGTATGTGCTCATAAattttatgattatataaatgtaaacGACCCGAAAGGTAAAGGTGAATATGAAGTTGAAGGTGATGATGAAGGTGAAGATGAAGGTGAAGTTGAAGGTGAAGATAAAGGTAAAGGTGAAGATAAAGGTAAAGAGGACGATGAAgattatgatgataataataaggacGATGGGAAtggaaaaaagaaaaagaaagagagagagaaaaaaaaaaaaaatgaattattttatgaatgGAAAAAGGAATATGATGAATTCCCATCATTAAAACAAgatttttcatataatatatattcgAGGAATAGAAAATCTAGCGAGCTATCAAAAAATAGCAAGGCAAAAAAGAAGAAGGAGGATAAAAATGTTTCATGTGCTACTTCTCCCAATATGGatagtataaataataatgaaataataaaaaatacgaatgaaaataagaacagttgtaattataatattaaggAAGATGATGAATCTGGTAGTAGTAACAAAagtattaataataaagcAAAAGGAAATGATGATTCtatgaataaaatagatacaacaaataataataagaaaataaataaaacgAAAGACGATGAACATAAAGAGAAACATAAACATAAAGATAGTTATGTTGATCAAGAAACATTAgaaaaaatggaaataCTCAAAAGGATTGAGAAAGattatgaagaaaataataagaagaaaaatgCACAGAATGAAGTAAATCTTATTAGTGATcatgaaaaaaaaggacATGATGAAGGGGATATTAACAATAGTGAAAAGGTTGTAATTGTTGAACATACTGGAGATAAAGATGTtgaaattataaaagaaattttgcccaataaaaaaaaaaatataaaagaaaataaagataGGGAAGGAGACGACCAAGaggatataaataaaataaatgttgaagatgaagaaaagaaaaagaaaaatatgacaacaaataatacatgtaataaaataaataaggataaaaagaaaatgtcTGCAATTCgttattatgataataatagaggagaatataatatgtataattattttaataacaatagatatataaattatataccAAAGGATTTCTTTTATGAGAATCTATTTAATGAAagtattaataatttaacaCTGGATAAgagtaataaaaataagagtatgtataataattataattgtCATTTTCCTATACATTTAAGAAGAAATGGTTTATATGTAGATAATGTGTCTATTTTTGGAATGTTGAATAAGggaataaatatttctttaagTGAACAAGATCAAATAAAggatatattattagatgaatataaacataatgttctaaacaaaaatgaagataataaacaaaataatttcaATGATTATTTTGAAGATGTATTCATGTTACCTAGGcataagaataaaaaatgtataacTGATGACGGTTCATTGATATCAAAGGATAGGAAAAGTTTTATGACTACAAATATGTCTGTCTCTGAAAAAGGTGCATGCACCGCGAAcaataataagaataatgacaacaataataagaataatgaCAAGAATAATGACAAcaataataagaataatgacaacaataataagaataataacaacaactataataataataataataataataatatgaatgtGAAAATACctaaatatttctttaaaaatattattgataaggagaaaagaaaaatacaCGGATCATTCAACATTTTTGAAACGTTCAATAAGGTTGAAAATCTTGttagaaaaaatatgaataaatgTATTGGTAAAAGTCTATATCctaataaatattattcaagagatgatgatgatttaattattttgtcAGTTAATGGAATAGatgttcataataattcatGCTTATCAGAATATTTAATGAAACTAAATGAAGatatgtattatatgaataataattctttatgtgtaaatgatgaaaatattttttgtaacATAGAaaacttttatatatataatgatgtAGTAGAAAATATTCCACCTCAATTTTTTGgattaaaaaataatataaaatatttgtggaataataattataatataaataataataataatataaacaatatgaataatatgaataatatgaataatataaacaatatgaaCAACATGAACAACATGaacaatatgaacaatatgaaTAGTGTTGGTGCTCTTTTATGTGGTGGTAATTCTTATAACACTAGAGGTTCACACGATATTACTTATAgaataattaaaaagagaaaaaataatgatagaATATCTAGACCCCTATATGATGTCGAAAGGACGttaaatatgaatgaaaataataatatatatagtttGAATAAGAACAATAATAGTGTAAATTATAAAGGATGTGAAAGTAGTAGTCGAAATAACTCATTGTTTATGAATttgaaaaagaagaaagaATCTAACGATCTTTTGTATACTGATGATAGTAAGAAGTATTATGTGATGAAACCAAGAGCAGATGAACAAGAATCATTAGTACAACGAGAACAACAAGAGAGTGTTTCAAATTATGTTGATTGGGTTActtataagaaaataaaaacaagTATAAATACACCATTATGTTGTAAAATGGTTAATGAGAagtataattattataatatatcctatgatttatttaaacatttatatgataataaaatggaTTGTGTGAATAAgaacaatatgaataatgaACATGTAGTTTTAGGAAATTGTATGAACGAATCGTTTGAAAATAATAGTTTAATAAAACATGAAGTTAATAATACAAGAGAGGATCCAGCTAGTACTTTTAATATGTCTAAAGGTGAGATTGCTTCCTTTGATAagaatatgaataattcTGACCTTaatagtaaaaataataataataataataataataaaatgaataattttgattatataaGTGAAGGTAAAAATATGGTTATTTTAAGGGACGGTACGAATTTGAGTACATTAGGaaaatcatattttttaagaaatCATTTaatcaataaatataaagaaaatgaacttcattttttattttcacAACGTCAATATGTTGAAGATGATTGCATGTATTTATCACATTATTTAAGTATGGAAATGATGAAAGCCACTGAACTTATATTTATGGATGaacattatattaataaagatataatgCTCAGTACtcatattcataatattaattttttagtACAGAAAGAAGGTGAAGGAAATATGTATTCTGAAGAGAATAAAAACTTTATGAAACATTTTAATGCTTTAGAACTTTTGAGAAGAAAagagaaaatattatttgataaatttagaaataataattattatgatttatttaaaatgaaCAAGGAATGTGTTAATTTAGatatggaaaatatatataagaattatgatgagaataatgaagaagatttttatttattatataattatatgcCTATATACAATGAAATGATTAAAAGTAATGTTATGATGTATGAAGAAGGAGAagttatattaaaaagtataGATAACACGAAAAGGTTCTTAGGAGATGatttaaattatcataataataaagaattatataatcgtgataataatatatatttaaaaaatgaattaaatttaaataatatagagaattataataatatatcatgtgataaaaataacgaagagaagaatatatttttagataatatgtttaattttttaatttataaatttctctatttattatgtaaacattttaaaatgtGTGATGTTGGTACTTTtatgaatttttataataacaatgGTGAAGAATATTTCAAgtataatgaatatataatagaagCAAGAGAAAATagtttattatttgaagaaacaaaaacagaaatatataaatttaaatatttatttgaaaaatcTGTGAATAATCATTctaataattatgataatagTAGTAGTGAGTATTTGAAtgaatttaattttatagaGAACgagaaaaatattgatatacatgatattaaaaaaaaagattttttattaaatagtataaataataaagtaatatattatttaaataacccattatttatatttagtGAAAAATTACCTTCatggatatataaaatattttatttatttaattttgttataGATATTGATATaagattattatttttcgaattaatatattttggTAATTATAGGggattatataattataaacaGAAAATAAAGGAATTAGTGGAAAAATTTAATGAGAAAGTTAATTTCGATAATTCTATCCTATCAGAAGAACATTTATTATCTGTTTGTGctaattatacatataattgcgataaaaaaaaattatttaattttttatcggataataatatattatcgTTACCaagaacaaaaataaaattacatagaaataaaataattgaATCTTCGTTAAGAATATTTAATCATTTACATTATATTCATTCAAATTATATTACCCCTTCCTTTTTGGATATCgaattttttaatgaagAAGGAATTGGTTTAGGTCCTTCCTTAGAGTTTTATAATGAAGTTAtagaagaattaaaaaaagaaaaattaaagtTATTTAAAATTGAAGATAATTATCTCTTCCCAATATCTTacaaaattaatttaaacAATTTTGATTTCAATTTATTAAAGAAGCCCAAAAGTTCAGAAATTGTCGGctcaaataataaatcttTACATAATAACATGTATCCATCTAGTTCCTACCACCAACCTACTTCTTTAAATAAAcgaattaatatattaaatgatgGTACAAGTAATCATACCAATAGTTATAGTTCTGTTAATAATTTGATAAATCATTTCTTGTTTTCCATGAATTCAAATATTTTCCAGAGGGAGTCTCATAGCAAAAGCAATGGTAAGAGTAAAGtggataataataataaagtgAAGGGTGAAGTTAAAAATCGAAAAAGCACCAAAAAATGTAAAtctgaaaaaaaaaatgggGATGATTATTTAGGTGATGATCAAGAGGGAAAAGAAGATGTTCCtgatgatgataaatataagtacgatgataattatgatCATGAAGAAGACGACTATGAAGATGATTATGAGGATGATTATGAGGATGATTATGAGGATGATTATGAAGATGATTATGAGGATGATTATGAGGATGATTACGAAAACGATTACGAAGAGGATTACGAAGATGATTACGAAGACGATTATGAAGATGCTTATGATGAACAAAAGGGTCCCATTGATTATGATAAAGATTATGATAAAGAATATGACGATGAGGACGAAGACAAAAAAGATAGCGATATGTTAAATAGCGAATTTTTTGGTAATCGTTTGAGAAacagaaaaaataaaaaaaatcttAAATATGTGACTGAgaatgtaaataaaaataataaaaataaaaaaagtaagaaaaataaaaaaaatgagtCCTGTGTTGTTGATTCGAAACAGAAATGTATTACTTCCACtgataaaagaaaaaacaaaaagaataagaaaaatgatgaaaagaTGGATAACGCAGAGGAACATGGcaaaaaagaagatatCTTAGCAAAAGGAAGTTCTAGAAGATCAAGTTCGAAGAAAAAGGGttcattaaaaataaataataaggaAGATGATGAAAAGAGTGCACTAGATGAGAACCAGGAAGATAGCAAATTACAAACCTTAGATAAGGAATCTGATAAAACAAAAGAGAATTTAGAAGAAGAGAAAATACATGctgaaaaaaataaaaaaaagagaactcgatcatataataatacagatcaaaaggaaaagaaaCAAGTTGAAAATATACCTGATGACAAAGTGTATGAAGAAGCACACGGAGGTTTGTCAAATGATGACAAAGAAGGTATtcaaaaaggaaaaattaaaaaaagcactattaagaaaaatataaatagtgATAAAGGTGAAGACTctgaaaaaaatgtatccaaattaaatgaaacgaaagaaaaagaagtTGTGATTATTTcttcaaataaaaaattaattgaAAATGTATCAGTTAATTCAACTGACATgttgaataaaaaaaaaaatggaaacTCTTGTCAAGTTGtaaaagaagaatatatGGAAAAATCAGAAAAACAGTGTTGTAAATTGTTAGACAAAACATTtgaagatgaaaaaaaaaaaaaaataataaatgacaataataataataataatgaacatgaaaattttgatgaatgtacaacaacaatagaaaataaaaataataaaagtattaTTACAAAAGAAGAGAATGGTTTGGAAGAAAAAAGTAAAAGCAGTAATAAAGATGAAATGCAACAATGTGTTACagaacaaaatgaaaataacattttagatgaggataaaaatataaatgtgcctataaaaaaatataagttATTTACAAAAGATTTTGAGGAACATTTTATGAaagaagataaaaatattgatatgaataaaaatgaaaaagaagaacaaattaaaaaaaatgtaaataataatagtcCAATAAATCTAAGTGAATCTGTAacacaaaatataataaattctttacttaaagaaatagaaaataacaaaatgCCTGTACAAGAAATAAATGACAAAATTCAAAATgcaaataataaaaagttaGATAACCAAAATGTGAATAATGAAACTACTCAAAATATACGCTCAAATGTAATTTCAAATAAAACTAAAAAGACCTCAAGtgataaaattaaaaaaaaaactgTACATATAGATCAAGATACATTAGAAAATAGGttattcaaatattttaaattacTTGGACAGTTGTGTGCAAAAATATTGACCGATAATAGAAATATCAATGTTAATTTACATCCGTTATTTTGGTACTTGGTGATGAGTAATTCGTCCTATATCAATTTATCCAaatttcatcattatcacgcc